One genomic segment of Mangifera indica cultivar Alphonso chromosome 6, CATAS_Mindica_2.1, whole genome shotgun sequence includes these proteins:
- the LOC123218499 gene encoding patatin-like protein 7, whose translation MAEYNTEMNKLSYEIFSILENKFLFGYNEDPKQQKKANHKAVNRGKVRILSIDGAGATDGILAGKSLALLEFFLSKKSGNPNARISDYFDVVAGSGAGGILAGLLFTRGKDGNPMFTAKQALEFMIENRPGIFRQSSGGILRRVLRSGKVEKLFRKTFGECTLKDTVKPVLITCYDLATCAPFLLSRADAMEVDGYDFKMRDVCLATAANPTVTGAVEMESVDRRTKIVAIDGGIAMNNPTAAAITHVLNNKLEFPFCNGVEDLVVVSLGNGESDYGVGSKRSPLPSQSLRIAGQGASDMVDQAVSMAFAQSGTNYYVRIQVNGIIAKSEQGKLEKAMKAKKKEEILCAIEEMYSKNTYESILFQGKRMVESTNLEKLELFAGELFKEQERRKTSILPTVVLKHSFPTPRTSSATTLSTLSSPC comes from the exons ATGGCTGAATATAACACCGAAATGAACAAACTCAGTTACGAGATCTTCTCCATTCTTGAAAACAAGTTTCTCTTCGGCTACAACGAAGACCCCAAACAGCAGAAAAAAGCCAATCACAAAGCTGTCAATCGAGGGAAAGTAAGAATCCTCTCAATCGATGGCGCCGGCGCCACCGACGGTATTCTGGCTGGGAAATCACTTGCCCTCTTGGAATTCTTTCTCTCGAAAAAATCTGGCAACCCCAATGCACGCATTTCCGATTATTTTGATGTAGTTGCAGGGTCTGGTGCCGGAGGGATTCTTGCTGGTTTGTTGTTTACACGTGGCAAAGATGGTAACCCCATGTTTACAGCTAAACAAGCGCTCGAATTTATGATCGAGAATCGCCCGGGAATTTTCCGACAGTCATCAGGTGGGATTCTCCGGCGGGTTCTCCGGTCTGGTAAGGTGGAGAAGTTGTTTCGGAAGACTTTTGGCGAGTGTACTCTGAAGGATACTGTGAAGCCAGTGCTGATCACGTGCTATGATCTGGCCACGTGCGCGCCGTTCTTGTTATCCCGCGCTGACGCGATGGAAGTGGACGgctatgattttaagatgaggGACGTGTGCTTGGCCACGGCGGCTAATCCGACGGTGACGGGAGCTGTGGAAATGGAGTCCGTTGACCGGAGGACTAAGATTGTGGCCATTGATGGCGGAATTGCGATGAATAATCCAACGGCTGCCGCTATTACGCACGTGTTGAATAATAAACTGGAGTTTCCGTTTTGTAACGGCGTCGAGGATCTCGTGGTAGTATCGTTGGGTAACGGAGAGTCGGATTACGGCGTTGGGTCAAAACGAAGTCCGTTGCCGTCGCAATCCTTGAGAATTGCTGGTCAAGGTGCTTCGGatatg GTTGATCAAGCTGTTTCCATGGCATTTGCTCAAAGTGGGACAAACTATTATGTCAGAATTCAG GTAAATGGGATAATAGCGAAAAGCGAGCAAGGGAAGCTGGAGAAAGCAATGAaagcaaagaagaaagaagaaatattatGTGCAATAGAGGAAATGTATTCAAAAAACACATATGAGTCCATTCTTTTCCAAGGGAAAAGGATGGTGGAAAGCACAAATTTGGAGAAGCTAGAGCTCTTTGCAGGAGAATTGTTCAAAGAGcaagagagaagaaaaacaagCATTCTTCCAACTGTTGTGTTGAAGCATTCATTTCCAACACCAAGAACTTCATCTGCCACAACTTTATCGACTCTATCTTCTCCCTGCTAA